A segment of the Deltaproteobacteria bacterium genome:
GGTTGCGGGGGTCTATGATTCCGGATCGGACGCCACCAATGACAAATATATGCGCTTTACCTATGGGTTCGCCCAATCCCTGGTGGACACCCAGGGGGCGGAAAGGATCGTGGTCCTGTTGGAAGGCTTTCGCCCGACCGAGAAGATGCGAACCCTCCTGCTCACTAAACTGAACCAGGCCGGCCTTCCCTGCGAGATCAAGACCTGGAATGAACTGTCCCTGTTTTATTCCAAGGTCAGGGGGATGTTCGATATGATCTTCATGTTCATCTTCTCCATCGTCCTGGTCATCGTAATCATGAGTACGGTCAACACCATGGGCATGGCGGTTCTGGAGAGGACCCGGGAGATCGGCACTTTGCGGGCCCTGGGCCTGAAGCGCAGAGGGGTATCGATGCTTTTCGCATTGGAAGGCGGCCTGTTGGGACTTTTCGGCAGTCTGATCGGGGTGATATTGCATATAAGCGGCTGGGCGGTCATTCGCACCTTCTCGCCGACCTACACCCCGCCGGGTGTTTCCACGTCGGTGCCTTTGGTTGTCGACCTGGTGCCCCAGGTTTTAGGGCTGTTGATGTTAAGTCTGATTGTGCTTTCTTTGCTGGCGGCCATCATACCGGCCAGACGGGCAGCCAGGCAGAATGTGGTGGAGGCTTTGGGGCATGTGTAGGAATGACGGATGACGAGGGGTGAGGGGTGAGGCATAAGGGGTGGGTCAAACTCTCATGCTTCGTAGGGGGTCACGGAGCATGGAAATATCGAATATCGAATAACGAATATCGAATATCGAAGGAGAATTTAAATCAAAAAAATAAATTCTAT
Coding sequences within it:
- a CDS encoding ABC transporter permease; amino-acid sequence: MMKWMKLAVRNILRNKRRSLVTLLAIGVGFAAISLFRGYVSNVYSGLRTSAIRGEGLGHLTITKAGWLEKGKLDPERYMFSKTEIEKVIKLVQAEKEVVLATPQIQVTGIVSNGTTSTIFIAQGVVPKDDKTIKGAWAAFRPIKGAGLEEKKAYGVEMTQDLAKYLNLTPGKDGVVMATTLGGQMNAMDIQVAGVYDSGSDATNDKYMRFTYGFAQSLVDTQGAERIVVLLEGFRPTEKMRTLLLTKLNQAGLPCEIKTWNELSLFYSKVRGMFDMIFMFIFSIVLVIVIMSTVNTMGMAVLERTREIGTLRALGLKRRGVSMLFALEGGLLGLFGSLIGVILHISGWAVIRTFSPTYTPPGVSTSVPLVVDLVPQVLGLLMLSLIVLSLLAAIIPARRAARQNVVEALGHV